TGCGCATTCCACTCTGAGGTACTATAGGTGCCATGGCCATTCCGCCACTCTGTCTCTCCAGGTTCCCTTGCCATCCTACGCAAATTACATTTTTGCACACAATCATTAAACCCGAAATCCGCACGCACACAGAGGCGGAtccaaaatttgataaatgGAAGGGCTTAAATCttaattatcataaaaaaaaactcaaacgtTGATAGTCCTCGATGTCAAATATAAGGTGACAAACCTATAACTAAACactactaaattttttttagaaagtgcatatatatataaaatttaaattttactattaaattttatttttttttgggttAGAGAGTGCTTAAGCACACCAAGCCCTTGCTGCATCCACCCCTGCACACACACGACTAGAATGAAAGGAATAGTTTACCGAGAGACATGTCGAAGCCACGAATACGAAGCTCACGGTGCTCCTGACACAGGGCGCAGGGCTCGCAACACAAGTGCACCAAACAATCACCGCAGGGGCTTTCCTCCAGCATGTATTGTTTTCTCATCTTGGTTCTATAGAAACATGAATACATGCATCCACAGCCGGTTACTAATGCTAGCAGTGCATATAGTGCTCCACTTGTAACACATGCTTAATTCACCAACACATTTCGTCAATTTTTATGTGTACAATACAATTATCCGTATCATTTTTTGGACTAATACCACATGAAACACACACTTAAAACTAATGAATTTtcgaatttcataaaatttactTACAATTCGATCCTTTATCCACTATTTCCGCAATCTGCCCAAAAGAAATACACGGACAACAACATGTTACAACACCTGTAAAATGGAATGGATTATTCACCAGTATAATCTACATATCGAGTTCAAGACGACTGAAAACCTGTCACGTGACCAGTTCTCCAAAACCTGAGAGGAGCGTCTttgtaaaacaaaaattatagacAAATCAGAAAAATACGTTACATTGTGGGAAGTCGGATAAGCAGTCGAAGAGGCCGGTGGACCACATGGCAGGTTCGGAGGAGTACTGCATAGGAACTCCGGTGATCGGAGGAGGCTGACCATACTGATATGCAGGTGGCGCAGATGGCTGCGGCGACTTTTCGTAATTATTTGCGTTCGTTGAATACATGATATGTTTATGATCAAATTGAAGCTGGCTAGTACTTGACTACTTGGTAGGATTTTTAGGATTGGTGGAGAGGAGATTATATATGCTGAGTTGAACTtattggaaaaaggattgtaaaTTGTTCAATCTTTTTTTATGTTCGGTGTAAACAATGAATTAGTTAATGGAAGAGTCTATAGATTTGCTGATACACTTTCGTAGAAAGTTTCAGCCTCGTTGGCGGGCAACAATGTTTAATACATTTAAAACATGGTTTACTAATCATTCTATTGGATAAATGTTACTACATGCATCCGGTACTGTTAGATGACCGAGAAGGATTACAAAATTGTGCATTAACCGGGAATAAATTAGTATAAATGTATTGTTGAGgacaaattttttgtttttgccttatatatttttgtaactgCCAAGATTATGAGATAAATTCTAGTTATGTTTCGAAGATCGAACCCGTCCAAAATAAGAATCAGTTCCGATCTGATTGTGTTACTGACAAAATCCAATTTAAACATATTACGtatatgattattaatatattaaccgAGATAAAATTAGTATAAATAGACATATTACGTTACAGGCGTCAAAACACGATTTGCCTTGTCAACAGCAAATCAAtgagataaaaatatttaaaatcggTACGTAACTGGCGACGataacttattttatttatacattttgtaactatgaatattaaaaaataaattccaaCTGTTTACGAAATTTAACCCTTCGTAGAATAAGAATCAGTTCCAGCCTAATTACCTCACTGCCTGCCCCTAATTCAAACTTAGTACGTACATGATTacaaatatattagtttaattaatttacttaCGGGTCTTAATTTTGGGTGAGAAAGAGACATGCAAGGATTTTCTTAAATGAACAAATGTCTCAATCGATCTACACCATCTATTTCAGTTCCAGATAGAATAGCGTCTACGACTGGTCATGGCTGCAAAAATTATACAATTCTGACCCTTATTTGGTTGACATCGACCAGGTCTTGCTGACCTATCA
This genomic window from Daucus carota subsp. sativus chromosome 7, DH1 v3.0, whole genome shotgun sequence contains:
- the LOC108195232 gene encoding protein PLANT CADMIUM RESISTANCE 2: MYSTNANNYEKSPQPSAPPAYQYGQPPPITGVPMQYSSEPAMWSTGLFDCLSDFPQCVVTCCCPCISFGQIAEIVDKGSNSCVTSGALYALLALVTGCGCMYSCFYRTKMRKQYMLEESPCGDCLVHLCCEPCALCQEHRELRIRGFDMSLGWQGNLERQSGGMAMAPIVPQSGMRR